Proteins encoded by one window of Halobaculum sp. MBLA0147:
- a CDS encoding RND family transporter, translating into MSSVGAASVQMSLGMELYLEDNSETTANWEEIQSDFKYGNVIFVVIESPESFDLYEPENAQTIVTLYESYYDEFEAAGLVTSFAHPIQAGPGGGEIPDTKKGVLHSLRVTQEEHRSNEKVIYNLHPEARKTGQFDGGDTAVVMIQYGDVEVSGDHQGELFGLLPPSEDKIAQQQVREVTTEANLPDEMDVTITGTPVFEQAAFGLLLPEMITLFGVALVVILVLVIVVMRGKLRKTRRVVFPLVTTLVSVLAMTGMMGYVGFDFNAVMLTVLPVALGLGIDYGLQIQTRYIEERRAGQSPVKAAATATQTAGRAVALALGTTLVGLGSLFVAKVPPVRQFGATTAFSVLVAMVLSTTLLVALLVEFDDGESHPTSASAHERPSGGGLESVFTSLGRVLSLRPALVVLLVGSAVVGGAAAYPAVDTKTDMLDYWPDIEERQDIREMEERLLSPNIIYTIVETDDAYTRETFLEIRKFQRELEKHEEIVTPMSPVRGMEITNHDKIPKGEAFDKNLAKRAKVDRPPTLGQTPSDHPDRVVVQVFVRDITGQTEREVIDYTKETANATLPASMDSRVTGEMVINRNVIENVTAGLTRTTLVSFLAGGVFLAFALRSIRESVLLVGGVAATTLAMVAGGMYLLDVPWNPLTVTTAAIVLGIGVDYGVHVYERFREETTDGTAPAAAVQTAVVQKSRPVLGSGATTMFGFGVLIVSQFPVLSNFGVAISLAMGLAMVTSFVFLPAVIVLLSRRGLLATESTESVSGAD; encoded by the coding sequence GTGTCCAGTGTTGGAGCAGCAAGCGTGCAGATGAGCCTCGGGATGGAACTGTATCTTGAGGACAACTCCGAGACAACCGCCAACTGGGAGGAGATTCAATCGGATTTCAAGTACGGGAATGTCATCTTTGTCGTTATTGAGTCTCCTGAGTCTTTTGACCTATACGAACCCGAAAATGCACAGACGATCGTCACACTCTACGAGTCATACTACGACGAGTTTGAGGCAGCCGGGTTGGTAACGAGCTTTGCACATCCGATTCAAGCGGGACCGGGCGGTGGTGAGATACCTGACACGAAGAAAGGTGTGCTGCACTCGTTGCGTGTCACGCAGGAAGAACACCGATCGAACGAGAAGGTCATATATAATCTTCACCCAGAGGCACGCAAGACTGGGCAGTTCGATGGCGGTGACACCGCTGTTGTGATGATCCAGTATGGTGATGTCGAAGTCTCTGGCGATCACCAAGGCGAACTATTCGGCCTGTTGCCGCCGAGTGAGGATAAAATCGCGCAACAACAGGTTCGCGAAGTCACTACCGAGGCGAACCTACCCGATGAAATGGATGTTACGATTACTGGAACGCCGGTGTTCGAACAGGCGGCGTTCGGATTGCTGTTGCCGGAGATGATCACGCTGTTCGGGGTCGCATTGGTTGTTATCCTGGTGCTGGTAATCGTCGTGATGCGGGGAAAGCTCAGGAAAACCCGTCGCGTCGTGTTTCCACTCGTGACTACGCTGGTATCTGTACTGGCAATGACCGGGATGATGGGATACGTTGGGTTTGACTTCAATGCCGTTATGTTGACGGTGCTTCCAGTCGCACTAGGCCTCGGGATTGACTACGGGCTCCAGATCCAGACCCGCTATATTGAAGAACGGCGTGCTGGTCAGTCACCGGTTAAGGCGGCTGCGACCGCCACGCAGACGGCTGGTCGAGCTGTCGCGCTGGCTCTTGGAACAACACTCGTTGGACTCGGTTCGCTGTTTGTTGCCAAGGTGCCGCCAGTTCGTCAGTTCGGTGCGACAACAGCATTCAGCGTCCTCGTGGCGATGGTATTGTCCACGACGCTCCTTGTCGCGTTGCTCGTGGAGTTTGACGACGGAGAGTCACACCCGACGAGCGCATCGGCACACGAGCGACCCTCGGGTGGCGGGCTAGAGTCAGTGTTCACCTCACTGGGCCGGGTCCTGAGTCTCCGTCCGGCTCTCGTCGTGTTGCTCGTTGGGAGTGCAGTTGTTGGTGGTGCTGCCGCCTATCCGGCGGTCGACACAAAGACCGATATGCTCGATTACTGGCCTGACATTGAGGAGCGGCAGGACATCCGAGAGATGGAAGAACGGCTATTGAGTCCGAACATTATTTATACAATCGTAGAGACGGACGATGCATACACCCGAGAAACGTTTCTCGAGATCCGTAAGTTCCAACGAGAACTCGAAAAACACGAAGAGATCGTCACGCCGATGAGCCCGGTCCGGGGGATGGAGATCACGAACCACGACAAAATCCCCAAAGGAGAGGCGTTCGACAAGAACCTCGCCAAACGGGCAAAGGTGGATCGCCCACCCACGCTAGGGCAGACCCCCTCCGATCACCCCGATCGAGTGGTCGTGCAGGTGTTCGTTCGTGACATCACGGGCCAGACCGAACGAGAGGTGATCGACTACACCAAAGAGACAGCGAACGCTACGCTCCCTGCCTCGATGGACAGTCGCGTCACTGGTGAGATGGTGATCAACCGGAATGTCATTGAGAACGTCACGGCAGGGTTGACTCGCACAACACTCGTGAGCTTCTTAGCCGGAGGCGTCTTTCTTGCGTTTGCGTTACGGTCAATTCGTGAGTCGGTACTGCTGGTCGGCGGTGTTGCGGCGACTACATTGGCGATGGTTGCCGGCGGTATGTACCTACTTGATGTGCCGTGGAATCCGTTGACGGTGACGACGGCTGCCATCGTGTTGGGAATCGGTGTCGATTACGGTGTCCACGTGTACGAACGGTTCCGCGAAGAGACTACAGACGGAACAGCTCCTGCTGCAGCCGTCCAAACAGCAGTCGTGCAGAAAAGTCGCCCCGTGCTTGGCTCAGGTGCGACGACGATGTTCGGATTCGGTGTGTTGATCGTCTCTCAATTCCCCGTGCTGTCGAATTTCGGCGTGGCGATCAGCTTAGCAATGGGTCTGGCGATGGTCACATCGTTCGTCTTCCTCCCCGCTGTGATCGTCCTGTTGTCCCGTCGTGGGCTCTTGGCTACTGAAAGTACTGAGAGCGTATCGGGAGCTGACTGA
- a CDS encoding metal-dependent transcriptional regulator codes for MMTDSHLSPGEGRHVCRLFIATLADGTPVRNGELADRLGVDPATVTETVKRFDDAGLARHEPYTGTKLTDRGEQIARRLVWRRCLVQQFFETTAGLSFTDDDAFWVASVVSPDQFNGLDEHLSRPCDDRCVATSLTDCDRLSG; via the coding sequence ATGATGACCGACAGCCACCTGAGTCCAGGCGAGGGACGACACGTCTGTCGGTTGTTCATTGCGACGTTGGCTGACGGGACCCCAGTTCGAAACGGCGAGTTGGCCGACCGGCTCGGTGTGGACCCGGCGACCGTTACAGAGACAGTCAAGCGATTCGATGACGCTGGACTGGCGCGTCACGAACCGTACACCGGTACGAAATTAACTGACAGGGGTGAACAAATTGCCCGCCGCCTCGTCTGGCGTCGGTGTCTCGTTCAGCAGTTCTTTGAGACAACTGCTGGCCTCTCATTCACCGACGATGACGCCTTCTGGGTCGCCAGCGTTGTCTCCCCAGATCAATTCAATGGACTTGACGAGCACCTCTCACGGCCCTGTGATGACCGGTGTGTGGCGACCAGTCTGACAGACTGCGACCGACTTTCCGGCTAA
- a CDS encoding ferrous iron transport protein A, whose product MTLALGDVRQNEQFELVTVPDEEIKARLRRLGLHDGVVECRRQLRGGPTIVRRSGTQLAIGAGLADRIEIERAEHQQR is encoded by the coding sequence ATGACGCTGGCACTGGGAGACGTCCGTCAGAATGAGCAGTTCGAACTCGTCACAGTCCCAGACGAGGAAATCAAGGCACGACTGCGTCGACTTGGACTCCATGACGGAGTTGTTGAGTGTCGTCGTCAACTTCGTGGCGGACCAACTATCGTTCGTCGAAGCGGGACACAGTTAGCAATCGGGGCTGGCCTCGCGGACCGAATCGAGATCGAGCGGGCCGAACACCAGCAGCGATGA
- the feoB gene encoding ferrous iron transport protein B, with amino-acid sequence MTNGVEAASTTVALVGCPNVGKSVVFSELATAYADVSNYAGTTIETTTAATDDYRLIDTPGVHGISSFNEEERITREVALSTDIVINVVDATQLNRDLFLTLQLLDMGIPTVVALNLFDEAEADGIDIDVAALETRLGVPVVPTVAITGAGIEDLRERIPEAAAPESTPIERYESKLPDDVAASRAKRVLLLEGDEQTAQDVQQELSVRGGGSSAAMRETVYRHRRDRVESLVKDVCQTTTGDRRLAEIIDRLLVRPATGTPIAVGLLVAIFYVIGVGVAQTFVGFTESIFTQYYIPNVTTTVKTLVPQTTWGEPTRFILINEELGLVTTTVQYVVGVLLPLVASFYLVIGALEDSGVLPRLAVLADRGLGRVGLNGRAVVPLIIGVGCVTMAVVTTRMVGSRRDRIIATALLGLGVPCSAQIGVIVGLLAGLGLQWWAAYLLILLTVLGVVGMFLDRVLPGEREPLLTELPPVRVPQPRNIVRKTAHRTRRFLLEAGRLFGATAVVVSGGTYLGALDMIVDGFQPLTSVLGLPREFGRILVVGLIRRDFAAAGMTDLALSNTQTFVGLLVITLFVPCILSMGMILEERGWKTALTTWVGSWVVAFGVGSIVAAVLGVMNT; translated from the coding sequence ATGACCAACGGTGTTGAAGCGGCGTCCACAACTGTCGCATTGGTCGGCTGCCCAAACGTCGGTAAAAGCGTCGTGTTCAGCGAACTCGCGACGGCGTACGCTGATGTCTCGAACTATGCAGGGACCACCATTGAGACGACGACAGCAGCTACCGACGACTACCGACTGATTGATACACCCGGTGTCCACGGGATTTCCTCATTCAACGAGGAAGAACGGATCACGCGTGAGGTTGCCCTCTCAACAGACATAGTGATCAACGTTGTTGATGCCACTCAACTCAATCGTGACCTCTTCCTGACGTTGCAGTTGCTCGATATGGGAATTCCGACAGTGGTTGCGCTGAATCTGTTCGACGAGGCGGAGGCAGACGGAATTGACATCGATGTCGCTGCGCTCGAAACGCGGCTTGGTGTACCGGTCGTCCCGACTGTCGCCATTACTGGCGCTGGAATTGAGGACCTACGCGAACGGATTCCCGAAGCTGCCGCTCCCGAGTCGACTCCGATTGAACGCTACGAATCTAAACTCCCAGACGACGTGGCGGCGTCCCGCGCCAAGCGAGTGTTGTTACTCGAGGGCGACGAGCAAACCGCGCAGGATGTCCAACAGGAACTATCGGTCAGAGGCGGTGGTAGTTCCGCTGCGATGCGTGAGACAGTGTACAGACACCGTCGGGATCGCGTGGAATCTCTCGTGAAAGATGTGTGCCAGACGACTACTGGCGACAGGCGACTTGCAGAAATCATCGATAGGCTGCTGGTTCGGCCGGCGACAGGGACACCGATTGCGGTGGGACTGCTGGTGGCAATCTTCTACGTGATCGGTGTCGGCGTGGCACAGACGTTCGTTGGCTTCACAGAGAGCATATTCACCCAGTACTATATTCCGAATGTTACAACCACTGTCAAAACGCTCGTCCCGCAAACCACGTGGGGCGAACCAACGCGGTTCATCCTGATTAACGAGGAACTCGGATTGGTGACCACTACCGTTCAGTACGTGGTCGGCGTCCTCTTGCCATTAGTTGCTAGTTTCTATCTAGTAATCGGAGCGCTTGAAGACTCTGGTGTGTTGCCGCGACTCGCAGTGTTGGCCGACCGTGGGCTCGGTCGGGTAGGACTCAATGGGCGCGCCGTCGTTCCGCTAATCATCGGGGTGGGCTGTGTGACAATGGCGGTCGTTACCACACGGATGGTCGGCTCACGCCGAGACCGGATCATTGCAACCGCATTGTTAGGTCTTGGCGTCCCCTGTTCCGCTCAGATCGGCGTGATCGTGGGACTGCTGGCTGGGCTCGGACTCCAGTGGTGGGCTGCGTACCTATTGATTCTGCTGACCGTGCTTGGTGTCGTGGGAATGTTCTTAGACCGGGTGCTTCCGGGCGAACGGGAGCCGTTACTGACGGAACTCCCGCCAGTCCGTGTGCCACAGCCGCGCAATATCGTTCGGAAAACTGCCCACCGGACACGTCGGTTTCTCTTGGAGGCCGGGCGGCTATTCGGGGCCACGGCGGTAGTCGTTTCTGGAGGGACCTATCTCGGCGCGTTGGATATGATCGTCGACGGATTCCAGCCGCTGACCAGCGTACTCGGATTGCCGAGAGAGTTCGGTCGGATCCTTGTGGTGGGGCTGATTCGACGTGATTTCGCTGCCGCCGGAATGACCGACCTTGCTTTGTCGAATACACAGACGTTCGTTGGACTCCTTGTCATCACCCTCTTTGTCCCGTGTATCCTTTCGATGGGAATGATTCTCGAAGAACGGGGTTGGAAGACCGCGCTCACGACATGGGTTGGTTCGTGGGTCGTTGCGTTCGGCGTTGGTAGCATCGTTGCCGCTGTACTTGGGGTGATGAACACGTGA
- a CDS encoding MBL fold metallo-hydrolase has product MNPDDFPTPDVDVPSTAASELRQSITDGDSVAVLDTRNDSDFQEWHVDGPNVEIENVPYYEFLGEEVDEALLDRVPVGDPLVVLCAKGGASEYVAGELIEAGRDVVHLDGGMEAWARIYERIKIEDYDGPGAVYQYHRPSSGCLGYLVVSDGEAAVIDPLRSFTDRYVDDAAALDAELVYALDTHVHADHVSGVRDLNETSVGVIPAEAVPRGVTYDEEVSTAADGDTFSIGNVEIETVHTPGHTSGMTSYLVGDSLLATGDGLFIESVARPDLEEGDEGAPDAARQLYETLQERILSLDDDVLIGGAHVSDAAEPAADGSYTAPLGQLVEEMDALTYEKGEFVETVLADMPPRPANYEDIIATNLGKQTVDDQEAFRLELGPNNCAASQESMAGD; this is encoded by the coding sequence ATGAACCCAGACGACTTTCCGACGCCGGATGTCGACGTTCCGTCGACCGCGGCGTCCGAACTCAGACAGTCGATTACCGACGGCGATAGCGTGGCCGTTCTCGACACACGGAACGATTCTGACTTCCAAGAGTGGCACGTAGACGGTCCAAACGTCGAGATCGAGAACGTTCCCTATTACGAGTTCCTCGGCGAGGAGGTTGACGAGGCACTCCTTGATCGGGTACCGGTCGGTGACCCGTTGGTAGTCTTGTGTGCGAAAGGCGGCGCGAGTGAGTACGTTGCTGGTGAGTTGATCGAGGCTGGCCGAGATGTCGTCCATCTGGACGGGGGGATGGAGGCATGGGCACGAATATACGAGCGTATCAAAATCGAAGACTATGATGGTCCTGGAGCAGTCTATCAGTACCACCGTCCCTCCTCAGGCTGTCTCGGCTACCTCGTTGTTTCCGATGGGGAGGCAGCGGTGATCGACCCGTTGCGGTCGTTCACCGATCGGTACGTGGATGATGCCGCAGCGCTGGATGCAGAGCTTGTGTACGCGCTGGACACACACGTGCACGCAGACCACGTCAGTGGTGTCCGTGATCTGAATGAGACAAGTGTGGGTGTGATTCCTGCTGAGGCCGTCCCACGAGGCGTCACTTACGATGAGGAGGTGTCGACCGCCGCTGACGGCGACACGTTCTCTATCGGCAATGTTGAAATCGAGACAGTGCACACGCCGGGTCACACTTCTGGGATGACCTCGTATCTCGTCGGTGACTCGCTGCTGGCGACAGGTGACGGACTGTTCATTGAGAGTGTTGCTCGCCCGGATCTTGAAGAAGGGGACGAGGGGGCGCCTGACGCAGCTCGACAACTGTATGAGACTCTCCAAGAGCGTATCCTGTCACTTGACGACGACGTGTTGATCGGAGGTGCACACGTCAGCGACGCCGCAGAACCGGCTGCCGACGGGAGCTACACCGCACCGCTCGGCCAACTCGTCGAGGAGATGGACGCACTGACGTACGAGAAAGGCGAGTTCGTCGAGACAGTATTGGCTGACATGCCGCCCCGTCCAGCAAACTACGAGGACATTATCGCAACTAATCTCGGCAAACAGACAGTGGACGATCAAGAAGCCTTCCGGCTTGAACTTGGCCCGAACAACTGCGCTGCAAGCCAGGAGTCGATGGCAGGCGACTAG
- a CDS encoding sulfite exporter TauE/SafE family protein, giving the protein MELLGVAVSLLGTFAGFGLLVGLLFGFFGMGGSFLVTPALLVMGYETDVAVASGLAFVFGTSVIATLKHRDLGQVDYKLGVSMIVGTTAGIEVGKIGLHWLQRIGLANVIVNVSYIGLLGGIGAFVTYRALGEGSGGFGPSEDADSSDDRELPPVAQKIQSYQVPPMLELRGGVVVSLWMVLFVAFATGLLSGFLGVGGGFIRMPALFYLVGVPVPVAVGTDLFEIVFSGGIGSFLYALDGAVDLTIVVPLLSGSALGARLGAAATSVVEEDDIQVYFGVMLLLGAIAVAIRQVGGVVDAPVLDTVALVVIVGAALLVSGAIVVNSVRELRTGERTDTTRAAD; this is encoded by the coding sequence ATGGAGCTGCTCGGTGTTGCGGTGAGTCTGCTCGGCACGTTTGCTGGGTTTGGGCTCCTTGTTGGACTTTTGTTCGGCTTCTTTGGGATGGGTGGATCGTTCCTTGTCACACCCGCGCTGCTCGTGATGGGGTACGAGACGGATGTAGCAGTCGCCTCCGGACTAGCGTTCGTGTTCGGAACGTCTGTGATCGCGACGCTGAAGCACCGCGATCTTGGGCAGGTCGACTACAAACTGGGCGTCTCAATGATCGTCGGCACCACTGCCGGAATCGAGGTGGGGAAGATCGGCCTCCACTGGCTCCAGCGAATTGGACTTGCTAATGTAATCGTCAACGTGTCGTACATCGGCCTTCTTGGCGGAATCGGAGCCTTCGTCACGTACCGCGCGCTCGGTGAGGGTAGCGGCGGGTTTGGTCCCAGCGAGGACGCCGACTCGTCCGACGACAGAGAGCTCCCACCGGTCGCACAGAAGATTCAGTCGTATCAAGTACCACCGATGCTAGAGTTACGTGGCGGAGTCGTCGTCTCACTGTGGATGGTCTTGTTCGTCGCGTTCGCGACCGGACTTTTATCAGGGTTCCTCGGCGTTGGCGGCGGCTTCATCAGGATGCCGGCATTATTCTATCTCGTCGGTGTCCCGGTACCAGTCGCTGTCGGGACAGATCTGTTCGAAATCGTGTTTTCTGGCGGGATCGGGAGCTTCCTTTACGCACTCGACGGAGCAGTTGACCTCACGATTGTCGTCCCACTGCTGAGCGGGTCAGCGCTGGGCGCGCGGCTAGGTGCAGCCGCAACGAGCGTCGTTGAGGAGGACGATATTCAGGTGTACTTCGGGGTAATGTTATTGCTCGGTGCTATTGCGGTCGCGATTCGGCAGGTTGGTGGTGTAGTCGACGCCCCCGTGTTGGACACAGTCGCGCTCGTTGTTATCGTCGGAGCAGCACTGCTTGTCAGCGGAGCGATCGTTGTCAATTCCGTCCGCGAACTCCGCACAGGCGAGCGGACAGACACGACACGGGCCGCCGACTAA
- a CDS encoding DsrE/DsrF/DrsH-like family protein, with the protein MSTDTPSGPSDGPTRAELAARVAELEDELAELEEDIAAAQTQDKMVIVATQGTLDMAYPPLILASTAAAFGYDVTVFHTFWGLEILHEDHASDLSMSAVGNPNLSVPNAVAALPGMDAVTSRMMRQKIDDENVASIEELIETSLDAGVDLQACQMTMDLFDYDETEFFDGVTTGVGAATAFQEMANADVQLLV; encoded by the coding sequence ATGAGTACCGACACTCCGAGCGGGCCGAGCGACGGACCAACTCGGGCGGAGTTGGCTGCCCGCGTCGCTGAGTTGGAGGATGAGCTGGCAGAACTCGAGGAGGATATCGCCGCCGCTCAGACACAAGATAAGATGGTGATTGTCGCCACGCAAGGCACTCTCGATATGGCGTACCCGCCATTGATTCTCGCGTCAACAGCCGCGGCGTTCGGCTATGATGTGACCGTGTTCCACACGTTCTGGGGACTAGAGATCCTCCACGAGGACCACGCAAGCGACCTATCGATGTCAGCGGTCGGCAATCCTAACCTTTCGGTGCCTAACGCCGTCGCGGCGTTGCCCGGGATGGACGCCGTGACGAGCCGGATGATGCGCCAGAAGATCGACGATGAGAATGTCGCTAGCATCGAAGAGCTGATTGAGACCTCGTTGGACGCTGGCGTCGATTTACAGGCGTGTCAGATGACGATGGACCTGTTCGACTACGACGAGACAGAGTTCTTCGATGGTGTCACGACGGGTGTAGGTGCCGCAACCGCGTTCCAAGAGATGGCTAACGCAGACGTGCAACTTCTCGTCTGA
- a CDS encoding sulfurtransferase TusA family protein — protein sequence MSSTVDATETLDVQGQNCPMPVIKTKQAVDQLSTDEVLEVLATDPGSMSDIAGWADSADEFELVDQNEDGDIYRHYIRRTA from the coding sequence ATGAGTTCGACTGTCGACGCGACAGAGACGCTTGACGTACAGGGTCAGAACTGCCCGATGCCGGTGATCAAGACCAAACAAGCGGTCGACCAATTGAGCACGGATGAGGTATTAGAGGTGCTCGCGACTGACCCCGGGAGCATGAGCGACATCGCGGGGTGGGCAGACTCTGCCGACGAGTTCGAACTAGTGGACCAGAACGAGGACGGCGATATCTACCGCCACTACATCCGGCGGACAGCCTGA
- a CDS encoding YeeE/YedE family protein, producing the protein MTSVLAQLGGFDVLFPRGISRYAVGGLLVATGIGVIYVATAISPGNSTFLETTLSYVSDQSRFQQSRFVESRDWRVVFAVSIVAGAALWGLILDPGPFLTEVQPWRLFVGGTLVGIGTRIGKGCTAGHGVCGLGSGSQTSILNVILFVGVAIATAAVVAALGVTP; encoded by the coding sequence GTGACGAGCGTCCTTGCGCAACTCGGCGGCTTTGATGTGTTGTTCCCACGCGGCATTAGTCGATATGCCGTTGGTGGGTTGTTAGTGGCAACAGGGATCGGTGTGATCTATGTTGCGACGGCCATCTCCCCCGGTAACAGCACGTTTCTAGAGACGACGCTGTCGTATGTCTCCGACCAGTCACGGTTCCAACAGAGTCGGTTCGTTGAATCGCGTGACTGGCGAGTCGTGTTTGCTGTCAGTATCGTCGCGGGCGCAGCACTGTGGGGACTAATATTAGATCCCGGTCCGTTCCTCACTGAGGTCCAGCCCTGGCGGCTGTTCGTTGGTGGAACTCTCGTCGGAATCGGCACTCGGATCGGGAAAGGTTGCACAGCCGGCCACGGTGTCTGTGGACTCGGCTCGGGATCACAGACCTCGATCCTCAACGTCATCTTGTTCGTCGGGGTCGCGATTGCAACCGCTGCCGTCGTCGCTGCACTGGGGGTAACACCGTGA
- a CDS encoding DUF6691 family protein, which produces MSDRHPLFYPLIVLGGLIEGFGLAYSGMARPEVVLDFLQFDDLGLVFVMGGAAVVSSLFFFIVPRLRDRAPLTGDTYGRRLKSMDRNVAVGGIVFGVGWGLSGICPGAAYASLGVGNITILWALAGMFLGAYLQGVWRSRESERGAAPTATGD; this is translated from the coding sequence GTGAGCGACCGTCACCCGCTATTCTACCCGCTGATTGTCCTTGGCGGGCTGATCGAGGGATTCGGACTCGCATACAGCGGGATGGCACGCCCAGAGGTCGTGCTTGACTTCCTCCAGTTTGACGACCTCGGACTGGTGTTCGTGATGGGCGGTGCGGCGGTCGTGTCAAGCTTGTTCTTCTTCATCGTCCCCAGACTCCGCGATCGCGCCCCGCTGACTGGCGACACGTACGGTCGTCGACTGAAGTCGATGGATCGCAACGTCGCTGTCGGCGGCATCGTCTTCGGCGTCGGTTGGGGACTGTCGGGGATCTGTCCGGGTGCAGCATACGCGAGTTTGGGCGTGGGGAACATTACAATCCTGTGGGCGCTCGCCGGGATGTTCCTTGGTGCATACCTCCAGGGTGTCTGGCGGTCCCGCGAAAGCGAGCGCGGAGCTGCACCCACGGCAACTGGCGACTGA
- a CDS encoding DUF2892 domain-containing protein codes for MEKNVGGSDGTVRVLVGAVAGALSLAILTQTVALPAVVSPILGVLALVLLVTGTVNVCPLYNVLGIGTRGNRR; via the coding sequence ATGGAAAAGAACGTAGGCGGTTCCGACGGAACAGTACGAGTACTTGTGGGCGCAGTGGCCGGTGCATTATCGCTAGCCATACTGACACAGACGGTGGCATTGCCGGCGGTAGTGTCGCCAATCCTGGGTGTGCTGGCACTCGTATTGTTGGTGACTGGGACTGTGAACGTTTGCCCGCTGTATAATGTCCTTGGCATCGGTACGCGCGGGAACAGACGCTGA
- a CDS encoding helix-turn-helix domain-containing protein, translated as MANSIDDYLQEDLECEGLLECFYGLKELDRVVFDELASAEEALTVDEIAERIDRERSTAYRSVRRLVDTGFVEREQINYDQGGYYHVFTLTNPDEVADELNRMLNDWYAQVGQLINRYRDEFDEPPVVANS; from the coding sequence ATGGCCAATTCAATTGACGACTACCTCCAAGAGGACCTAGAGTGCGAAGGACTGCTGGAGTGTTTCTACGGGTTGAAGGAACTTGACCGCGTTGTCTTTGACGAGTTGGCGTCAGCCGAAGAAGCATTAACCGTTGACGAAATCGCGGAGCGAATTGATCGAGAACGCTCAACTGCATACCGATCAGTGCGGCGGCTTGTTGACACCGGGTTTGTGGAACGCGAACAAATCAACTACGATCAGGGAGGCTATTACCACGTGTTCACGCTGACTAACCCTGACGAAGTCGCAGATGAGTTGAACCGGATGCTTAACGACTGGTACGCGCAGGTAGGACAGTTAATCAACAGGTATCGTGATGAATTCGATGAACCACCGGTGGTCGCGAACAGCTGA